The genome window AGTTAACATTTTATTTGAAACCTAAAATTTAATTTTGATAAAAAATGTTAGCTATGAGGAAATTATTTTTATTATTAATCGTAATTGCTTTTCAATCTTGTCAATCGCAATCTAAAGAAAACAAACCTATGGACTCAAAATCTAAAAAAACAGATGCTGAATGGAAAGCAGAACTTACTCCTGAGCAATACGAAGTTTTAAGAAACAAAGGAACTGAAAGAGCTTTTACAGGCGAATATTGGGACCATTTTGAAAAAGGAAAATACGTTTGTGCTGCTTGTGGCAATGAACTTTTTAGCTCGGATACAAAATTCGACTCGCATTGTGGTTGGCCTTCATTTGACAAAGCAATAAAAGGTTCTGTTGTTTTTAAACAAGATTTAAGTTATGGAATGGTTCGTACTGAAGTTTTATGTTCTAAATGTGATGGTCATCTTGGTCATATTTTTGACGATGGCCCAAAAGAAACAACAGGACAACGCTATTGTATGAATTCGGTTTCAATAAAATTTATTCCTGAAGAAAAATAATCATGAAACGCTTATTGTTTTGGTTTATCAGAATCGTGCCAGCAATAATATTATTTCAAACCTTATTTTTTAAATTTTCAGCTGCACCTGAAAGTGTTGCTATATTTTCAAAATTAGGCATTGAACCTATTGGCAGAATTGGCACTGGAATTATCGAACTTGTGGCAGCCATATTATTAATAATTCCAAAAAAAAGTTTTTATGGTGCCTTTATTGGCTTTGGAACTATGGTTGGTGCAATTGCTTCTCATTTATTTATATTGGGAATTGAAACAAACAATGATAAAGGATTTTTATTTATATTAGCGTGCACAACAGCTCTATTTTGTTTAATAGTTCTTTATCAAGAGCGTGAGAAAATTAATTATTTAGTAAAAAAATTGTTTAGATGCTTATAATTTCGGTACAAAATAATTTAAAAGAAAATATCGAATTGCTTCGTCAACTTTCTCACGAAGAGTATACTTTTCAAAATTCTATTTTAAGCAACGCTACTATTGGAGAACACATTCGCCATATCATCGAATTGTTTGGATGCTTGTTAGACAATTACGATTATGGATTAATAAATTACGACAATAGAAATAGAGATATTCTTCTTCAAACCAATAAAAATGAAGCAATAACAGCTCTAGAAAAATATTTGAATCTAATTGACAAACCAAACAAAACCTTGTTATTAGAACAAAACTGTTTTGGTCCAAAAGAAGAAATCCAAACAAATTATTACAGAGAATTGGTTTATAACATTGAACATAGCATTCATCATCAAGCATTAATAAAAGTTGCTTTACATGGCTTGCAACATATAAAAACATCAAATTCATTTGGGATAGCACCTTCAACAATCGAATATCGAAAACAATGTGCACAGTAACTTATATTCCCACGTCTGAAGGTTGTATTATAACTTCTAACAGAGATGAAAAAACTACCCGAAAAAGAGCTATTCCTCCGCAAGAATATACAATTGAAGGAAAAAAAATCACTTTCCCTAAAGATCCAAATGCTGGCGGAACTTGGATTGCTCATGATTTGAATAAAATCATAGTACTTCTCAATGGCGCTCAAGAAAAACACATTTCAAAAAACAATTACAGAAAAAGTCGTGGTTTAATTGTTTTAGAATTGATGATTTCCGATACTACTTTAGACCATTGGAACACTATCGATTTAACCGATATTGAGCCTTTTACAATAGTATGTTTTGAAAACAACAATTTGATTCAATTACAATGGAATGAAGTTGAAAAAACACAGCAAGTTTTTGATGCTGAAAAACCACACATTTGGTCCTCTTCTACTCTATATTCAAAAGAAATACGATTACAAAGAGAAAATTGGTTTCATAGTTTTATGGTGAATAAAGCAAATCCATCTCCTGATGAAATTTTACATTTTCATCAATTTACAGAAGCTAAAAATAAGGAGTTTGGTTTGCAAATAAATAGAGATAATCTTTTAAAAACAATAAGCATAACACAATGTCAATTTTACGATAATTCAATCAAAATGAATTATTTAGATTTACTAGATTAAAATAAATGATAAAATTCAAACTTTTCATTCATAAACTAATTCATTGGGAATATTGGCCATATCAGGTTGTCTATTTACCTGTATATTTTCAGTATTTATACTATGCTTTTCGAACGCGTTCCTTTTTCTATTTTAACGCTTCTAACCCAACGATTAAAAATGGTGGTTTCTTTAT of Flavobacterium channae contains these proteins:
- the msrB gene encoding peptide-methionine (R)-S-oxide reductase MsrB, which codes for MRKLFLLLIVIAFQSCQSQSKENKPMDSKSKKTDAEWKAELTPEQYEVLRNKGTERAFTGEYWDHFEKGKYVCAACGNELFSSDTKFDSHCGWPSFDKAIKGSVVFKQDLSYGMVRTEVLCSKCDGHLGHIFDDGPKETTGQRYCMNSVSIKFIPEEK
- a CDS encoding DoxX family protein yields the protein MPAIILFQTLFFKFSAAPESVAIFSKLGIEPIGRIGTGIIELVAAILLIIPKKSFYGAFIGFGTMVGAIASHLFILGIETNNDKGFLFILACTTALFCLIVLYQEREKINYLVKKLFRCL
- a CDS encoding DinB family protein; its protein translation is MLIISVQNNLKENIELLRQLSHEEYTFQNSILSNATIGEHIRHIIELFGCLLDNYDYGLINYDNRNRDILLQTNKNEAITALEKYLNLIDKPNKTLLLEQNCFGPKEEIQTNYYRELVYNIEHSIHHQALIKVALHGLQHIKTSNSFGIAPSTIEYRKQCAQ
- a CDS encoding NRDE family protein codes for the protein MCTVTYIPTSEGCIITSNRDEKTTRKRAIPPQEYTIEGKKITFPKDPNAGGTWIAHDLNKIIVLLNGAQEKHISKNNYRKSRGLIVLELMISDTTLDHWNTIDLTDIEPFTIVCFENNNLIQLQWNEVEKTQQVFDAEKPHIWSSSTLYSKEIRLQRENWFHSFMVNKANPSPDEILHFHQFTEAKNKEFGLQINRDNLLKTISITQCQFYDNSIKMNYLDLLD